One segment of Sphingomonas morindae DNA contains the following:
- a CDS encoding Tim44 domain-containing protein: MATPALRTRAIIAALLTLSTLAVAPAEARRGGSFGSRGSRTYGSASYGSAGYGYGARRTVPPVERSMTPRPAPGTSGYGNEARAPGYAGQTNYRPAGSRFGGFGGGLIGGLIAGGLIGHFLGNGMGGGWGAGGGGGGGLLLALLQIAIIGGLIWLVIGFFRRRQTGGAAPGFARDAGYAAPPPAQTGWGAPAPATVDAGEDIAISPADQQAFERLLVDVQDAFGREDYGRLRQLTTPEIMSYLSEELSQNATRGVRNEVSGTRLIDAEIVEAWREASGDYATAALRYESIDVMRDRATGALAAGSVQTPTETTELWTFVRRAGDVWKLSAIQDG; the protein is encoded by the coding sequence TTGGCCACACCCGCGCTGCGCACCCGGGCGATCATCGCCGCCCTGCTGACCCTCTCCACCCTCGCCGTCGCGCCGGCCGAGGCGCGCCGTGGCGGCAGCTTCGGCAGCCGCGGCAGCCGCACCTATGGATCGGCGAGCTACGGATCCGCCGGCTATGGCTATGGCGCGCGCCGCACCGTGCCGCCGGTCGAACGCTCGATGACGCCGCGCCCGGCGCCGGGCACGTCCGGCTATGGCAATGAAGCGCGCGCGCCGGGCTATGCCGGCCAGACCAATTATCGCCCCGCCGGCAGCCGCTTCGGCGGCTTTGGCGGCGGCCTGATCGGCGGGCTGATCGCGGGCGGGCTGATCGGCCATTTTCTCGGCAACGGCATGGGCGGCGGCTGGGGCGCCGGCGGCGGCGGCGGCGGCGGCCTGCTGCTCGCGCTGCTCCAGATCGCGATCATCGGCGGGCTGATCTGGCTGGTGATCGGCTTCTTCCGGCGCCGCCAGACGGGTGGCGCCGCCCCGGGCTTCGCCCGCGATGCCGGCTATGCCGCGCCGCCGCCCGCGCAGACGGGCTGGGGCGCGCCCGCGCCCGCGACCGTCGATGCGGGCGAGGACATCGCCATCAGCCCGGCCGACCAGCAGGCGTTCGAGCGGCTGCTGGTGGATGTGCAGGATGCCTTCGGGCGGGAGGATTATGGCCGGCTCCGCCAGCTCACCACGCCCGAGATCATGTCCTATCTCTCGGAGGAGCTGAGCCAGAACGCCACGCGCGGCGTGCGCAACGAGGTGAGCGGCACGCGGCTGATCGATGCCGAGATCGTGGAGGCCTGGCGCGAGGCGAGCGGCGACTATGCCACCGCCGCGCTCCGCTACGAGAGCATCGACGTCATGCGCGATCGCGCGACCGGCGCGCTCGCCGCCGGCTCG
- a CDS encoding DNA-directed RNA polymerase subunit alpha C-terminal domain-containing protein, producing MEPLGLSTKVLDALHEAGISAPADLNARSPRELALLPGVGTTSLAELLDALDPAEMAQRRSYAARIAELNERIAAHHAAIAALEADIAALRAGRDPY from the coding sequence GTGGAACCTTTGGGATTGAGCACCAAGGTGCTGGATGCGCTACACGAGGCAGGGATCAGCGCGCCCGCCGATCTGAACGCGCGCTCGCCACGCGAGCTGGCGCTGCTGCCCGGCGTCGGCACCACCAGCCTCGCCGAGCTGCTGGACGCGCTGGACCCGGCGGAGATGGCGCAGCGTCGCTCCTATGCGGCGCGCATCGCCGAGCTGAACGAGCGCATCGCCGCGCATCATGCCGCGATCGCCGCGCTCGAGGCCGATATCGCGGCGCTGCGGGCCGGGCGCGACCCCTATTGA